GGTTTATTTCCTCTGTTTATCTTTGCACTCAGAACTAAAAACcttcaaaaacaaataaataattattataggAGTGATTTACTAGTGACGTAGTCTAAAGTTGCTAAACGTTAGAATACAATAATATTACCTATCCTTCCTTGTACTTTTCTCGAACCAATCTTTAAAGATTCTCTGTTGATGAAACAGAGTATAGCTAAAATAATTCAAACTCCTCATCTTGATGAGGAAGTTGTAAGAGATAGCACACTTGCAGTAGCAAAACTATTTTGAGTTTTCTGTCAACTTTTCAAGAGCTCTTccttatatcatatatatatagatacattATAGATTGTTCTATACAGAGATCTAAAGCAGTTAGCTCCATAAACTCAACACATCTGCgtattcattttcttttcaaatgaatccggcaaaaaataaaaaacaatgtaAAGTCATCTCATGTTGCAGCACTGGGGCTTCCCAAGTCTCTGCAGCTTATCCCACAAGCAAATCATCTGCCGTGGCGACTGATAATGAGCGGTGAAGTAGTCTTCTATGCATCCGAACTGGCAGAACCTGAGGCTGTGAACCACCGCCACTGGCCTAGTCTCGTTGAACTTCTCCACCCACATTCCCATGCTCACATCTTCCATCTTGAATAACTGCAATAACCAACATGTACAACATCACATCAACAGATGCTAAATCCACCAAATGGGTAGAAAGGTTGACTTACTCTTAATCTCTGCTGCTCAAAATCATCGACGATGAACTTAGCTATATCATATGACAAGATGTAACCGGGACCATTAGCATAGGGAGGATAATACTCTTCTGGCCATTCCTGGTTTGACAATAACATAAAAGGCTAAGCACACATTACTTGTTAAGCTCAAGTGAGTGTAAAGACTCTAAGCATATGTACCTCATATGTCACAGCCCATTTCCCAGTGCGCAGAGGCTTATGGTAGAAGTTAATGTTTCCAATATAAAGGTTATCTCTTCCTTTAACCTTCTCTGCTTCCTGGATAACAGCATCCACTCGCACAAACGTATCATCGTCACATTTCATTATATACTTTGCCGCCACTGTGCTAACCCCATATTCGCAGATGGCAACGGTCTTGAGCACAACGAGGTCGTAATGATCCATGTACGGTACTATCACAATATCACCAAAGTAGTCAGCTTCTTTCTTTAGATCCACATTGACTTCCTTTCTTGCGTGCTGCAAGAGATTAATTCACATAAGCAAAGACTATGTTTAGGTGATGTTCTGTATAATATCAAGAACTGTGCTTACCAATGCCACGAAAAACCGGGCGACAACTTTCGAGGATCTGACTAGCTTATGCTGCATCCATGACTTCCTCACAGCCATTCTCTCTGCAAAATGGTTACCAGCAGAGAGGATCCCAATGAAGAGCTCTACAGGCTTCTCAGGTAATAACGCAGGAGCTTTCCATATGCTTTGCATCTCAAGATGCTTTTGCGGCGCGAAACTCGGGTTTGTGAAGGGTAAAGATGAAGCGTATATCGAATGCACATCAATGTTCCCCTTCACTGCTAATCCAGTAGCATCCTCTAGAACAAACCCCTGAGATAGAAAAATAACCAATGATAAACCACTAAACCAATGAACTGTTTGTGTTCTGTTACTCACGGTTCTGTAAGGGAAAGACGTGATATGTCTTCCATTAACGCTGATGTGATAACCTTCCATCCCAGCTCTAAGGGTAAGGACAAAGAGCTTCCCTTCTTCAAAAGGGTATGGCCAATCATGTGTTATCTTCTTCCTCCCACCCATTAGCCTTTTCAACCACCATGTGTTCTTTgactcatcatcaccatcaccatcaccatcaccatcatcatcccTCTTCCACCTCTCACATTTCACCTCTCCATCAACTTCAACAAAACccataaaccaaataaaaatcgAACCTTTACAAGTCAAactaaacaattatttaaagtCAACGCTAGTTCAGAAGTCAATACCAGAATCTTCCTCCTCATCACTAGACTCACGCCCATCGCATCGTAAAGCAGAGCCCCACTGCATACGATAACAAGTGTTCTGCTCAATCACTGGCCTCCCACTCCAATCACCTCTAATCCTCGGGTTGAAATGGAGGATCCGAGGCGGATCTTCCCCCTCCACCGCCTTCAACCCCTGCAACTCCATCATGAACTGCGTCACCATCACCGTCTTATCACCTTTCTCCGCGTGCGCCCAGTGCGGCGTCGCCACGACGGTTACCTGAGACCCCAGCGTTAACCCGCACGGCAAAACCAAGACCTTGCTCCGGTTCACGAACTCGGGCCCGTTAACCGAAACCATATCCGGACATTTCTCATTCCGGGGGTTGGTTTCTTCCGGTTTGGTTACTAAACCGGAATCGAGCCCGTCCCACATTTTCTTCCCCGTCGAGATCGCCGTTTTGTAGAAGACGGAGAACTCATCGCCGCCGGCGAAGAAGGTCTCGTTGGAGAAGAGTTCGGAGACGGTTTTAAAGTCTCGAACTTTATGCTCCGGGGAGCGAAGCTGGGCGTGACCCACCCGATTAACCCGACCCGgtttgtttccttcttcttctccgacaGGAGCTCGGTTCGTTTCCGTACCGACAAGCATCTGTCTCGGCAATGCGTCAAAGGAAGACACGTCATCAGACCCGGAAGGGATTTGGAAGCTGATGCAGAGGAAGTAAAAGAGGAGAAGAGCTAATAGGGAGTGAACAAGCCCGAATCGACTCTGTGAGGCGGAGTTTTCGAGTTTGGGCTTCTTCATTGCTCCAAACACAAAACCGTAAGAAAGAATAAGAAAGAGAGGGTCTTTAGTTCAAGAGCTCACAAATTTTGGTAAGCCATTaatgcaaacaaaaaaatgagaaaaggtAAAAACTTTTTACGATTTTGGGTTCCAACTTTTAAGCGAAATGCACAAGGGGACGAAAGATTTGAAGAGGGGAATAATAATGATTCTGTGTTTCTTTTGGGAGGTCACTATCCGGCGTACGAAGATGATGATGGTCAGCCAGTTACTGTTTCAGAACCACGTCGTTTTAACGAGTTCACACACTGGGAAAGGGGAAGATAAATAGTTGGACCTTTGTGTGTGGAATAATAAAGTTACGACCTTTTATAAAGCTTTTTTGAGAAGCTAAGCTTGTTTGTAATCAAATTATGAACGGTAAGAAACACAAACTTAACCGGTGATATCATCAAAACTCCAAATACAAATGAGAATTCGGCgaaaaaaaacctcaactttgtacgaattgccaaaagaaacatgaaatTTTGAGCTGACCAAAAaaactttagaattaattaacaatgttttcgtcgacttgccaatttagcaaGGCAAGGTATTTTACCACTAGGCTACTCACAATTTCAATGTACTTACTagcatgtttatttttatttggtacatattaaatataaaaaattctctaaaaacttaataagatctttaaaattccaaaaaaataaaaaataaagaagatttttataaaaaaattatttttcttttaaaaaataaaattttatttttctttttaaaaaataaaaactcttccaaaattttctaaaaacttaaaaagatctttaaaattccaaaaaattgaaaaaataaagaatttttttataaaattaattttgaaattaaaatagaaaataaaattttattttttttcataaaataaaaaatcttccaaaattttcaatttttttaatacatttgctaaaagttgaaattaattatacacacataaaaagttgataattgtaactttaattttttgcattttattataatttttaaaaatttggatttttttttaaaaaatgaaaattttggaaactttttgactttttaaagaaaaaaaatattttaattttaattcaaaattaattttatgaaaattttgggagatttttttttttaaagaaatgtaaaattttatttttttaaagaaaaataaaattttattttcaattttaatttcaaaattaatttataaaaaaaatctttatttttttcaattttttggaatttaaagttcgttttaattttatagaaaattttggaagagtttttattttttaaaaagaaaaataaaatttattttcaattttaatttcaaaattgattttataaaaaaaatcttatttttcaattttttggaattttaaagatctttttaagtttttagagaatatttttatattcaatcagtaccaaataaaagtaaacatgttagtaagtacattgaaagtTCCACTAGCCTAGTGGTAAAAGACCTTGCCATTTGACCAAataacctgggttcgaatccactggtctacatatttttaatttcaaatcatgtaaaacgacgtcgtctcatctcatttgaaaacgacgtcgtttcactaaacgacgtcaaatatttctgttaaatttgttgacggcgtgctaaattggcaagtcagcgaaaacattgttaattaattctaaagtcaatgaaagtttggtATTTTTTTGGTCAGCCCAAAAGTTATGTTTCTTTTGGTAATTCGTGCAAAGTTaaggttttttttggccgaattctcaaatacaaatacaaattaaCCGCTAATATCATTATTAGTTTCggttatattttagaaatatcacaataaaaatgaattcttgagtttataatattattttaatgattCAAGACAGCCAGGTGGTTTTGAGAGAGATAGCAACTACACattatcaaaaaaaagttgttaaaCGGTaagcattgtttttttttttttttgctcaacaACAACTTTATATTAATCCAAACTTCAGAGTCTTACATTGGGCTTATCAGCCTCAACACATGAATTCAACCACATAGGTACCATAGAATATAACTTAGGGACAAAGGACGTAAACGTAGAAGTCTTCTTCGCTGACAAAGGACGTAAACGTAGAAGTCTCCTTCGCTATCCTATATGCTGACTTATTACCACTCCTCAGATGATACTGTACTTTGAAACCTTCATTTGCGTTCAATGAGATCGAGATATCTTGTATGATGGGAGCAAGTACCGACCATATATTCCTCCTCTCCGTTGAGCATTCTTGCCAACATTTGTGAATCTGTTTCAACGGTAAGCATTGTTTTAACATTATTATTCTGGgaagttttatattttgtttgacATGAATcatcattagtatatatatgtgGAGTTTGCAAAATTAGACCACAAGTGACAACGTACTTAATGGTAATGGGGGTGAGAAATTAGACCACAAGTGCCCGGCTGCAATCCATTTTAGTTGTTCATGTCGTTTAGTTTCATTTTCACTATTCATTTcccaaattcaaaatttaaatgatttacCTGGGACCATTTACCGCAGAATATACAAATTAATCACCTTAATagatatatgaatatttatgttttgttttacagATGCCCTAAAATCATCAAGTATtcgattatattttataaatctgaTTTATTTGCTAGAATTATGGGAACTCAATTGGGTAAGAATGATATAACCCATGATTTATGATCTGTAGATTGTGTAAGATATAGAAAGGCGATCATCACTTTTAATCATATATTCTCACATTACTCtctgtatataaatatttattaattaggCTCTCTCTCGATGTATAAAGCTAGAGCACTGCTCTTTGTGAATAATATACAATTCCATATtcatcatggtatcagagcactaaAAGATTTagacctaatttttttttttttattcctcTTTTTCTTCCGCCTCTCTGCGTCTTCTTCTCTAACTCTTCTCAACCTCTGTTTCTCAATTCTCTTTTGGGTTCTCAATGGCTACTGAAAGTTCCAATCCCTCATCCTCGGCTGAGACTACCACAGTCTTCAACCCGAGAGATCCAGCAAGTACCTTGCTTACGGTGAATATGTCTAACATCACAAAGTTGACAAATACCAATTACCTAATGTGGAACAAACAGATCTGTGCTCTGTTAGAAGGTCTTGAACTCCATGGATTCCTTGAAGCTACGGCTGCTGTCCCACCCACTGCGACTAATCCCGAAGGCCAGATTGGAGCCAATCCGGCGTACACTCCATGGAGGAGACAGGACCGACTTCTCTACAGCTCTCTTATTGGAGCCATCTCCACCCCACTACAACCGCTCGTTTCTAGCGCTACCACAACGGCTGAAATCTGGAACCTTCTGTCTCAAACCTTCGGTAATCCCACCCGTGGTCACATACGACAACTCAAACTCCAAATCCAATCATCTGCTAAAGGTACCAAAACAATCTCTGAGTATCTCAGGAGCATCAAAGTCACAACCGATGAACTGGCGCAACTTGGAAAGCCGATGGACCCTGAAGACATCACTGAATATGTTCTCAACGGCTTACCTGAAGATTACAAGTCCGAGATCGATGCTATTCATGGTAGAGACACCACGATTTCTTTTCCTGAACTTCATGAACGTCTCCTGAACAGAGAAGCAATGATTCTCTGCAAAGCTCCGGTATCTTCACCAGTAACTCCTATCACTGCAAACGCTACAGACACACGCttcaagaacaacaacaataacaacaaccaGGCGTGGAGATCTAACAATCGCAATTTCAGTGGCAGGAACTACACCAACCAGAATCATAATCGATCATCCCGTCCATATCTCGGAAGATGCCAGGCGTGTGGAACACAGGGACACAGTGCTAAATTTTGTCCTCAATTTCGTATTGTTCCTGGTTCAAGCTCAGCACAGCAGTGGAACACAACTCAGCCATGGCAGCAAGCTCCTTATCAACAATCATGGCAGCCACGAGCAAATGTAGCAATGATGAATGGTGACTCCTCCACATGGCTGCTTGACTCGGGGGCTTCACACCACATGACGTCGGACTTAGCAAATCTATCTCTCCATACCCCTTACAACGGTGGTGACGATGTGATTCTCGGCGACGGCTCGGGTCTCAACATTTCACACACCGGTTCTTTCTCACTTCCCTCTCTCAAATCTCCCTTCTTTATTGATAATGTTTTATACGTACCTGCTCTAGATAAAAACTTGATATCAGTTTTTCAGTTATGCAAAACTAATGGTGTGGCTGTTACCTTTACTCCAACGTACTTTCAGGTACGCGATCTGAACACGGGGGCTCTTCGACTGGAAGGCCAACCTAAGGGAGGAACTTATGTCTGGCCGAAACCTCAGACATCAACTCCACCATCTTTATCTTATGCTTCTGCTACTTCTACTACTTTATCGGATTGGCACTCTCGTTTAGGCCATCCTGCTTTtcctattttaaaaactatgcTTTCGAAATTTGGTTTACCTTTGTCTTCAAATGTTTTATTGACCAAGCCGTGTAATGCTTGCTCTATTAATAAGATGCACAAGTTGCCTTTTTCAACTTCAACACTTACGTCTTCTTCTCCACTTGATATTGTCTTTTCAGATGTTTGGACTTCTCCAATCATTTCAATTGACAATTTTAAATACTACGTTATTTTTGTAGATCATTATACTAGATATACTTGGTTTTAtcctttaaaaagaaaatcagaTGTATCTGACGTTTTTAAGCGATTCAAAGTGTTGGTTGAAAACCGATTTCAATCAAAACTTAGAACGCTATATACGGACAATGGTGGTGAGTACATTGCTCTTACTGCATTCTTAGCAGACAATGGCATCTCTCATTTTACTACACCACCACATACTCCAGAGCATAACGGTATTTCCGAAAGGAAGCATCGACATACTGTCGAAACCGGACTAGCACTCCTATCACATGCTTCAATGCCGAAAGGCTATTGGACTTATGCTCTTGCTACTGCAGTATACCTTATAAACCGTATGGCTACTGCCACTTTATCTATGAAATCGCCTTTTGAGTCTCTGTTTCGTCAGGTTGCAAACTACTCTAAGCTAAGAATATTTGGTTGCTTATGTTTTCCTTGGTTACGTCCTTACACATCTCATAAACTAGATTCTAGATCAACTCCATGCGTATTTTTAGGCTATTCTACTACACAAAGTGCTTATTTTTGTCTTGATAGAGCTACTTCTCGCATCTATACATCTAGACATGTAGTCTTTCATGAGTATGTTTATCCATTTTCTTTGCCTACTCCACTTACTTCTGAGAACCATACTGAAGTTGTTGATGCAGATTCTTCACAGACAGCAGGACCAACAGGAGGACCAACAGTTCAAGCAGTTCCTATACAGGCACCTACATCCAATATTCCGACAGAACCACTGCCACAGGAACCTGCTACGGTCCCGGCACCAGCACCTACATCTCCTGCAGCTCCTTCTGCTACAACTGCTACTCCAACTACGACTGCTCCTGAAAATGTCATACCTCTGCCGATCTCACCACAGCCGTTGATACCACAACCACAACCTGTtctgcagcaacaacaacaaccggCTTCAACTTTGACTATCTCTCAGCCTCTCCCGACAAGACAACCAACACACACATCTCAGCGAACAAGAAAACCAGTAGACAAGCTTAACCTTAGTGCAGTGGTTAATATTGGTTTTGAAAAGATTCCCACCTCTGTTGCAGAAGCTCTGAAAGACCCCAGATGGCGTCAAGCTATGATAGACGAGATCAACGCGCAACTGCGAAATCATACGTGGGATTTAGAGTCTCCACACAGAGCTGCTAATGTTGTAGGCTGTAAATGGGTGTTTACGATCAAAAGGAAGGCAGACGGCACAGTCGAAAGATTCAAAGCGCGTCTGGTTGCGAAGGGCTTCAATCAAAAACCAGGAATTGATTATCATGATACTTTCAGTCCGGTGGTGAAGCCTGCGACAATTCGTCTTGTTCTTAGCGTTGCCACTTCTCACAACTGGCCTCTTAGACAGTTCGATGTTAATCATGCCTTCTTACAAGGCAAGCTCGAAGATAATGTCTACATGCTACAACCGCCAGGGTTCGTTGACAAAGACAATCCTACAGCTGTATGTAAACTCCACAAGGCGATCTACGGTCTGAAGCAGGCCCCTAGGGCATGGTACAATGAGCTTCGCCGGTTCTTACTGGCCTCTGGGTTCACAAATTCTTTGGCTGATGCGAGCTTATTCATCTACAATAAGAATGGAGTTCTCCTCTACATGCTGATTTACGTCGACGATATAATCCTGACGGGGAACAACCAGACTCATCTCAACAACTTCATCACATCTCTATCAACGCGATTCTCTCTAAAAGACCTTGGCCAACTTTCTTATTTTTTGGGTATTGAGGCTCATTACTCTTCTCAAGGTCTATTACTTACCCAACATCGTTATATTGCAGATCTTCTACATAGGAACAAGATGGTGGACTGCAACACTGTTCCTACACCGATGTGTCCGTACAAGCATCTTACTCTTGGCTCAGGAACGCTTCTCAAAGATCCAACACAATACCGAGCCACTGTTGGGAGCCTCCAGTACCTCTCACTCACCCGCCCAGATATTTCTTTCGCTGTCAACAAGATGTATCAGTTCATGCATAAACCAACCGATGAGCATTGGAATGGAGTCAAACGCATTCTTCGGTATCTCGCTGGAACCATGACCACTGGCATCTTCCTCCACAAGCACAACACCCCATCATTGCACGCATATACTGATGCAGATTGGGCGGGAAACAGAGACGACTACACATCAACTGGAGCCTACATTGTTTATTATGGGAAGCACCCCATAGCCTGGTCTTCAAAGAAACAAACCACTGTTGCGCGTTCGTCTACGGAGGCGGAATATCGCTCCATTGCATCTACTGCATCGGAAGTTTGCTGGGTAATCTCATTGATCACCGAACTGGGGCTGAAGCAACTTACTACACCAGCCATCTACTGCGACAACATCGGAGCCACCTATCTTGCAGCTAATCCCGTCTTCCACTCCCGCATGAAACATCTGGCTCTAGACTACCATTTTGTTCGAAACCATGTCCAAGGTGGCCGCATTCGTGTCTCACATGTCACCTCAGCTGATCAGCTTGCCGATGCCCT
The window above is part of the Brassica napus cultivar Da-Ae chromosome C8, Da-Ae, whole genome shotgun sequence genome. Proteins encoded here:
- the LOC106361951 gene encoding hydroxyproline O-galactosyltransferase GALT4 isoform X4; the encoded protein is MKKPKLENSASQSRFGLVHSLLALLLFYFLCISFQIPSGSDDVSSFDALPRQMLVGTETNRAPVGEEEGNKPGRVNRVGHAQLRSPEHKVRDFKTVSELFSNETFFAGGDEFSVFYKTAISTGKKMWDGLDSGLVTKPEETNPRNEKCPDMVSVNGPEFVNRSKVLVTVVATPHWAHAEKGDKTVMVTQFMMELQGLKAVEGEDPPRILHFNPRIRGDWSGRPVIEQNTCYRMQWGSALRCDGRESSDEEEDSVDGEVKCERWKRDDESKNTWWLKRLMGGRKKITHDWPYPFEEGKLFVLTLRAGMEGYHISVNGRHITSFPYRTGFVLEDATGLAVKGNIDVHSIYASSLPFTNPSFAPQKHLEMQSIWKAPALLPEKPVELFIGILSAGNHFAERMAVRKSWMQHKLVRSSKVVARFFVALHARKEVNVDLKKEADYFGDIVIVPYMDHYDLVVLKTVAICEYGVSTVAAKYIMKCDDDTFVRVDAVIQEAEKVKGRDNLYIGNINFYHKPLRTGKWAVTYEEWPEEYYPPYANGPGYILSYDIAKFIVDDFEQQRLRLFKMEDVSMGMWVEKFNETRPVAVVHSLRFCQFGCIEDYFTAHYQSPRQMICLWDKLQRLGKPQCCNMR
- the LOC106361951 gene encoding hydroxyproline O-galactosyltransferase GALT4 isoform X3 codes for the protein MKKPKLENSASQSRFGLVHSLLALLLFYFLCISFQIPSGSDDVSSFDALPRQMLVGTETNRAPVGEEEGNKPGRVNRVGHAQLRSPEHKVRDFKTVSELFSNETFFAGGDEFSVFYKTAISTGKKMWDGLDSGLVTKPEETNPRNEKCPDMVSVNGPEFVNRSKVLVLPCGLTLGSQVTVVATPHWAHAEKGDKTVMVTQFMMELQGLKAVEGEDPPRILHFNPRIRGDWSGRPVIEQNTCYRMQWGSALRCDGRESSDEEEDSVDGEVKCERWKRDDESKNTWWLKRLMGGRKKITHDWPYPFEEGKLFVLTLRAGMEGYHISVNGRHITSFPYRTGFVLEDATGLAVKGNIDVHSIYASSLPFTNPSFAPQKHLEMQSIWKAPALLPEKPVELFIGILSAGNHFAERMAVRKSWMQHKLVRSSKVVARFFVALHARKEVNVDLKKEADYFGDIVIVPYMDHYDLVVLKTVAICEYGVSTVAAKYIMKCDDDTFVRVDAVIQEAEKVKGRDNLYIGNINFYHKPLRTGKWAVTYEEWPEEYYPPYANGPGYILSYDIAKFIVDDFEQQRLRLFKMEDVSMGMWVEKFNETRPVAVVHSLRFCQFGCIEDYFTAHYQSPRQMICLWDKLQRLGKPQCCNMR
- the LOC106361951 gene encoding hydroxyproline O-galactosyltransferase GALT4 isoform X1, with the translated sequence MKKPKLENSASQSRFGLVHSLLALLLFYFLCISFQIPSGSDDVSSFDALPRQMLVGTETNRAPVGEEEGNKPGRVNRVGHAQLRSPEHKVRDFKTVSELFSNETFFAGGDEFSVFYKTAISTGKKMWDGLDSGLVTKPEETNPRNEKCPDMVSVNGPEFVNRSKVLVTVVATPHWAHAEKGDKTVMVTQFMMELQGLKAVEGEDPPRILHFNPRIRGDWSGRPVIEQNTCYRMQWGSALRCDGRESSDEEEDSVDGEVKCERWKRDDDGDGDGDGDDESKNTWWLKRLMGGRKKITHDWPYPFEEGKLFVLTLRAGMEGYHISVNGRHITSFPYRTVSNRTQTVHWFSGLSLVIFLSQGFVLEDATGLAVKGNIDVHSIYASSLPFTNPSFAPQKHLEMQSIWKAPALLPEKPVELFIGILSAGNHFAERMAVRKSWMQHKLVRSSKVVARFFVALHARKEVNVDLKKEADYFGDIVIVPYMDHYDLVVLKTVAICEYGVSTVAAKYIMKCDDDTFVRVDAVIQEAEKVKGRDNLYIGNINFYHKPLRTGKWAVTYEEWPEEYYPPYANGPGYILSYDIAKFIVDDFEQQRLRLFKMEDVSMGMWVEKFNETRPVAVVHSLRFCQFGCIEDYFTAHYQSPRQMICLWDKLQRLGKPQCCNMR
- the LOC106361951 gene encoding hydroxyproline O-galactosyltransferase GALT4 isoform X2, whose amino-acid sequence is MKKPKLENSASQSRFGLVHSLLALLLFYFLCISFQIPSGSDDVSSFDALPRQMLVGTETNRAPVGEEEGNKPGRVNRVGHAQLRSPEHKVRDFKTVSELFSNETFFAGGDEFSVFYKTAISTGKKMWDGLDSGLVTKPEETNPRNEKCPDMVSVNGPEFVNRSKVLVLPCGLTLGSQVTVVATPHWAHAEKGDKTVMVTQFMMELQGLKAVEGEDPPRILHFNPRIRGDWSGRPVIEQNTCYRMQWGSALRCDGRESSDEEEDSVDGEVKCERWKRDDDGDGDGDGDDESKNTWWLKRLMGGRKKITHDWPYPFEEGKLFVLTLRAGMEGYHISVNGRHITSFPYRTGFVLEDATGLAVKGNIDVHSIYASSLPFTNPSFAPQKHLEMQSIWKAPALLPEKPVELFIGILSAGNHFAERMAVRKSWMQHKLVRSSKVVARFFVALHARKEVNVDLKKEADYFGDIVIVPYMDHYDLVVLKTVAICEYGVSTVAAKYIMKCDDDTFVRVDAVIQEAEKVKGRDNLYIGNINFYHKPLRTGKWAVTYEEWPEEYYPPYANGPGYILSYDIAKFIVDDFEQQRLRLFKMEDVSMGMWVEKFNETRPVAVVHSLRFCQFGCIEDYFTAHYQSPRQMICLWDKLQRLGKPQCCNMR